A section of the Ochotona princeps isolate mOchPri1 chromosome 19, mOchPri1.hap1, whole genome shotgun sequence genome encodes:
- the C19H5orf15 gene encoding keratinocyte-associated transmembrane protein 2 isoform X1, with the protein MVAASSGRMRGSVRTTLLTRLSLQAPARLMQPLVLVLLLASALSSVVSQSLADLDSDTSQNLPASPGNQSHSVSHLNTTMLPSMPSAKSRGASATPQASPTTCPPREEPESHGDPSMEEEDLLTLNSSPPTARDSPDAGEYGEPDYDWTANPREAEAEPEPEENLDENRGYMEIEHSVKSFKTPSSNMGEEDSHFFFHLIIFAFCVAVVYVTYHNKRKLSLLVQSRRWRDGLCSKTVGYHRLDQNVNEAMPSLKITNDYIY; encoded by the exons ATGGTCGCTGCTTCTTCGGGGAGGATGAGGGGGTCGGTGCGGACGACACTGTTGACCAGACTCAGCCTGCAGGCCCCCGCGAGGCTGATGCAGCCGCTGGTCCTGGTGCTCCTGCTTGCATCCGCCCTGTCCAGTG TTGTGTCACAGAGCCTCGCTGATCTCGACTCAGATACTTCTCAGAATTTGCCTGCTTCCCCTGGGAACCAAAGCCACTCCGTGTCCCACTTGAATACCACCATGCTGCCATCCATGCCAAGTGCCAAGAGCAGaggggcctctgccaccccccAGGCCTCCCCCACCACTTGCCCGCCCCGGGAGGAGCCTGAGAGCCACGGAGatcccagcatggaggaggaggatctgctcACGCTCAACAGTTCTCCGCCCACTGCCAGGGACTCTCCAGATGCCGGCGAGTACGGAGAGCCGGACTATGACTGGACCGCCAACCCCCGGGAGGCCGAGGCCGAGCCTGAGCCGGAGGAGAACTTAGACGAGAACAGGGGTTACATGGAAATTGAACACTCAGTGAAATCTTTTAAGACCCCATCCTCAAATATGGGAGAAGAAGATAgccatttctttttccatcttattatttttgctttttgtgtcGCTGTTGTTTATGTTACATATCACAACAAGAGAAAG CTTTCCCTTCTGGTTCAGAGCAGGAGGTGGCGCGATGGCCTCTGTTCTAAAACAGTGGGCTACCATCGTCTGGACCAGAACGTGAATGAGGCCATGCCGTCGCTCAAGATCACCAATGATTACATTTATTAA
- the C19H5orf15 gene encoding keratinocyte-associated transmembrane protein 2 isoform X2: MFHSPIVSQSLADLDSDTSQNLPASPGNQSHSVSHLNTTMLPSMPSAKSRGASATPQASPTTCPPREEPESHGDPSMEEEDLLTLNSSPPTARDSPDAGEYGEPDYDWTANPREAEAEPEPEENLDENRGYMEIEHSVKSFKTPSSNMGEEDSHFFFHLIIFAFCVAVVYVTYHNKRKLSLLVQSRRWRDGLCSKTVGYHRLDQNVNEAMPSLKITNDYIY; the protein is encoded by the exons atgtttcactccccaa TTGTGTCACAGAGCCTCGCTGATCTCGACTCAGATACTTCTCAGAATTTGCCTGCTTCCCCTGGGAACCAAAGCCACTCCGTGTCCCACTTGAATACCACCATGCTGCCATCCATGCCAAGTGCCAAGAGCAGaggggcctctgccaccccccAGGCCTCCCCCACCACTTGCCCGCCCCGGGAGGAGCCTGAGAGCCACGGAGatcccagcatggaggaggaggatctgctcACGCTCAACAGTTCTCCGCCCACTGCCAGGGACTCTCCAGATGCCGGCGAGTACGGAGAGCCGGACTATGACTGGACCGCCAACCCCCGGGAGGCCGAGGCCGAGCCTGAGCCGGAGGAGAACTTAGACGAGAACAGGGGTTACATGGAAATTGAACACTCAGTGAAATCTTTTAAGACCCCATCCTCAAATATGGGAGAAGAAGATAgccatttctttttccatcttattatttttgctttttgtgtcGCTGTTGTTTATGTTACATATCACAACAAGAGAAAG CTTTCCCTTCTGGTTCAGAGCAGGAGGTGGCGCGATGGCCTCTGTTCTAAAACAGTGGGCTACCATCGTCTGGACCAGAACGTGAATGAGGCCATGCCGTCGCTCAAGATCACCAATGATTACATTTATTAA